In a single window of the Arthrobacter sp. StoSoilA2 genome:
- a CDS encoding ABC transporter substrate-binding protein produces MKIRNKAQTAAAGLAVLLALSACGGTANSSDSPDASKTTNTTDISEGVQPDEKAVSLLPASYKDKGELTVAMDLHYPPTTFLAEDNSTPIGLNPDIARLVAKKLGLKLKFQDTKFDTIVPGLDGGRYDFTATTMSKTAERLKVLDMIDYFKAGNSVAVAAGNPLKLSNETLCGKNIAVTQGSTGQLKRLPALSEQTCTSKGQPAINAVTLPNVQEALTQLASKRIDGILYDTTSLAWAEKQQPKSFTILTPQINVGSSDLTAIGVKKGSALTPALQAAIQSVLNSPEYKKSLSTWGLDAGAITDAKLN; encoded by the coding sequence ATGAAGATTCGTAACAAGGCCCAGACTGCAGCCGCAGGACTTGCCGTACTACTCGCCCTGAGCGCCTGTGGTGGAACAGCCAACAGCAGCGATTCCCCGGACGCGAGCAAGACCACGAACACTACAGACATCTCCGAGGGCGTCCAGCCCGACGAAAAGGCCGTAAGCCTCCTGCCGGCGTCCTATAAGGACAAGGGTGAACTGACGGTCGCCATGGACCTGCACTACCCGCCGACGACGTTCCTCGCTGAAGACAACTCGACACCGATCGGCCTGAACCCGGACATTGCCCGCCTGGTGGCAAAGAAGCTCGGCCTGAAGCTGAAGTTCCAGGACACCAAGTTCGACACGATCGTCCCCGGCCTGGACGGCGGGCGCTACGACTTCACCGCCACCACCATGTCCAAGACCGCTGAGCGGTTGAAGGTCCTGGACATGATCGACTACTTCAAAGCCGGCAACTCAGTGGCCGTGGCCGCAGGCAACCCGCTGAAGCTCAGCAACGAGACACTGTGCGGTAAGAACATTGCCGTTACCCAGGGCTCGACGGGCCAGCTCAAGCGACTCCCGGCCCTCTCGGAGCAGACCTGCACTTCCAAGGGACAGCCCGCGATCAACGCCGTGACCCTGCCCAACGTCCAGGAAGCCCTGACGCAGCTGGCATCCAAGCGGATCGACGGCATCCTCTACGACACAACCTCCCTCGCCTGGGCCGAGAAGCAGCAGCCCAAATCGTTCACAATCCTGACCCCCCAGATCAACGTCGGATCCAGCGACCTCACCGCAATCGGTGTCAAAAAGGGATCTGCCCTGACTCCCGCCCTCCAGGCCGCCATCCAGTCGGTCCTGAACAGCCCGGAATACAAGAAGTCCCTCTCCACCTGGGGCCTCGATGCCGGAGCCATCACGGATGCGAAACTCAACTAG
- a CDS encoding tartrate dehydrogenase, whose protein sequence is MTTHKIAVIAGDGIGKEVVPAAIETLERIAEIHSINLKFTHFDWGSDYYAQHGRMMPVDGLDQLAQHDAIFLGAVGSPEVSDAESLWGLLIPIRREFQQYINLRPVKTLDGVKSPLANKEPIDILIVRENNEGEYSEVGGRMYRGLPHETAVQETIFTRLGVSRAAHYAASLASSRRGHLTSATKSNGIIHTMPFWDEVVEETTRLYPDVTLTSELVDALAAHLVLKPWTLDVIVASNLLGDILSDLGSSVTGSIGVAPSANLNPDGDFPSLFEPVHGSAPDIAGKGLANPVGQMWSGAMMLQHLGHPEAAEHLQQAFEAVLREGLGTRDVGGPSSTSEFTAAVLAAIDVIDVAGSIEASAATKPAGAPASS, encoded by the coding sequence ATGACTACCCACAAAATCGCGGTCATCGCCGGCGACGGTATCGGCAAGGAAGTCGTCCCTGCGGCCATCGAAACCCTTGAGCGAATCGCTGAGATCCACTCCATCAACCTGAAATTCACGCACTTCGACTGGGGATCTGACTACTACGCCCAGCACGGCCGCATGATGCCGGTGGACGGCCTGGACCAGCTCGCTCAGCATGACGCCATTTTCCTGGGTGCCGTGGGCTCCCCGGAGGTCTCCGATGCTGAATCGCTGTGGGGGTTGCTGATTCCCATCCGCCGCGAATTCCAGCAGTACATCAACCTGCGGCCGGTAAAAACGCTCGACGGCGTGAAGTCGCCCCTGGCGAACAAGGAACCGATCGATATCCTCATCGTGCGTGAAAACAATGAGGGGGAATACTCGGAGGTCGGTGGGCGCATGTACCGCGGGCTGCCCCACGAAACCGCTGTCCAGGAAACCATCTTCACCCGCCTGGGAGTGTCCCGGGCAGCGCACTACGCCGCCTCGCTCGCGTCCTCCCGCAGGGGCCACCTGACTTCGGCCACCAAGAGCAACGGCATCATCCACACCATGCCGTTCTGGGACGAGGTAGTGGAAGAAACCACCCGCCTCTACCCTGACGTAACGCTCACCAGCGAACTGGTGGACGCCTTGGCTGCGCACCTGGTCCTCAAACCCTGGACCCTGGACGTCATTGTCGCCTCCAACCTGCTGGGCGACATCCTCTCGGACCTGGGCAGCTCGGTCACCGGTTCCATCGGTGTGGCTCCCAGCGCGAACCTGAATCCCGACGGTGATTTCCCATCCCTCTTTGAGCCGGTGCACGGATCTGCTCCGGACATCGCAGGGAAGGGACTGGCAAACCCGGTGGGCCAGATGTGGTCCGGCGCGATGATGCTGCAGCACCTGGGCCACCCGGAAGCCGCTGAGCACCTGCAGCAGGCATTCGAGGCAGTGTTGCGCGAGGGCCTCGGGACCCGCGACGTGGGAGGCCCGTCGTCGACGTCGGAATTCACCGCCGCTGTTTTGGCCGCTATCGATGTGATTGATGTGGCTGGCTCGATCGAGGCCAGTGCGGCGACCAAGCCCGCAGGAGCACCGGCGTCGTCATGA
- a CDS encoding haloacid dehalogenase type II, with product MAETNFRPKYISFDVYGTLINFDIDPTTRRLLDGRISEEQWPTFKKQFRGYRFDEVLGDYKPYEAILQDSFDRVCKRWGIGPTEGAGAAFADAVRGWVAHEDVPAPLKLMGDNYQLVALSNADDSFLDISIPKLGAEFHAVLTAEQAQAYKPRYQAFEYMLDTLNAKPEDFLHVSSHTRYDMHPMHDMGFRNLWMLDRGYDPIGGGYDLTTVKSLDEINKHLGL from the coding sequence ATGGCAGAGACCAACTTCCGGCCGAAGTACATCTCCTTCGATGTCTACGGCACGCTGATCAACTTCGACATCGATCCCACCACCCGGCGGCTGCTCGATGGACGCATCTCCGAAGAGCAGTGGCCTACGTTCAAGAAGCAGTTCCGTGGCTACCGCTTCGACGAGGTCCTGGGGGACTACAAGCCGTATGAGGCGATCCTGCAGGATTCCTTTGACCGGGTGTGCAAGCGCTGGGGCATTGGGCCCACCGAAGGTGCCGGCGCAGCGTTCGCTGACGCCGTCCGCGGTTGGGTTGCGCACGAGGATGTGCCGGCCCCGCTGAAGCTCATGGGCGACAACTACCAGTTGGTGGCGTTGTCCAACGCGGACGACAGTTTCCTGGATATCAGCATCCCGAAGCTGGGTGCAGAGTTCCACGCGGTCCTGACTGCCGAGCAGGCACAGGCCTACAAGCCGCGCTACCAGGCTTTCGAGTACATGCTCGATACCCTGAACGCCAAGCCGGAGGACTTCCTGCACGTCTCCTCGCACACCCGGTACGACATGCATCCGATGCATGACATGGGCTTCCGTAACCTCTGGATGCTGGACCGTGGCTACGACCCCATTGGCGGGGGCTACGACCTCACCACGGTTAAGTCCCTGGACGAGATCAACAAGCACCTCGGTCTCTAA
- a CDS encoding CoA-acylating methylmalonate-semialdehyde dehydrogenase, whose product MSTSTTTLTQINHFINGAESTGEGEQTRPVFNPATGQVTAELRLANEADLNTAVAAAKKAAESWGDISLAKRTGVLFKFRELVAAHVDELAELITAEHGKVISDAKGEIGRGLEVIEFACGIPQLLKGDYSDQVSTGIDVFSFREPLGVVAGITPFNFPVMVPLWMAPMAIATGNAFILKPSERDPSAPMLLASLWKQAGLPDGVFQVLHGGKETVDGLLTHPDVDGISFVGSTPIAQYVHETATKHGKRVQALGGAKNHAIVMPDADLDNAADHLAAAAFGSAGERCMAISVAVAVGDAADLLVKKVQERALAVKVGNGTEPGAEMGPVITPASKERILRIVTEAETAGAAMVVDGRDLVVPGHEDGFWVGPTVIDHVKTEMTAYTEEIFGPVLVVVRVADLEEGIALINANPYGNGTAIFTSSGANARKFQRSVTVGMVGINVPLPVPVAYHSFGGWKNSLFGDKHIYGPEGVSFYTRGKVITSRWPEPTHASGASYNFPSN is encoded by the coding sequence ATGAGCACCTCAACGACGACGCTCACCCAAATCAACCACTTCATCAACGGCGCCGAGTCCACAGGTGAGGGGGAACAGACCAGGCCGGTGTTCAACCCGGCGACCGGGCAGGTCACGGCTGAGTTGCGCCTGGCGAACGAGGCTGACCTGAACACTGCGGTGGCTGCTGCGAAGAAGGCAGCGGAGTCCTGGGGGGATATTTCGCTGGCGAAGCGCACGGGCGTGTTGTTCAAGTTCCGTGAACTCGTCGCCGCGCACGTGGATGAGCTTGCTGAGTTGATCACGGCCGAGCACGGGAAGGTGATCTCCGATGCGAAGGGTGAGATCGGCCGCGGCCTGGAAGTGATCGAGTTCGCCTGTGGCATCCCGCAGCTGCTCAAGGGTGATTACTCGGACCAGGTCTCCACCGGAATCGATGTCTTCTCCTTCCGCGAACCCCTGGGTGTGGTTGCAGGGATTACGCCGTTCAACTTCCCCGTGATGGTGCCGCTGTGGATGGCCCCGATGGCCATCGCCACCGGCAACGCGTTCATCCTCAAACCCTCCGAGCGGGACCCGTCCGCTCCGATGCTGCTCGCGAGCCTGTGGAAACAGGCCGGCCTGCCCGATGGGGTGTTCCAGGTCCTGCACGGCGGCAAGGAAACCGTAGACGGCCTGCTGACCCACCCGGACGTGGACGGCATCTCCTTTGTGGGTTCGACCCCGATCGCCCAGTACGTCCATGAGACCGCCACCAAGCACGGCAAAAGGGTCCAGGCCCTGGGCGGGGCGAAGAACCACGCCATCGTGATGCCCGACGCGGACCTGGACAACGCAGCGGACCACCTCGCGGCTGCCGCTTTCGGTTCCGCGGGGGAGCGGTGCATGGCGATCTCCGTCGCCGTGGCTGTGGGGGACGCTGCGGATTTGCTGGTGAAGAAGGTCCAGGAACGTGCGTTGGCGGTGAAGGTCGGCAACGGTACCGAACCCGGCGCGGAGATGGGCCCGGTCATCACCCCCGCTTCCAAGGAACGCATCCTCAGGATCGTCACCGAAGCAGAAACCGCCGGTGCGGCGATGGTGGTGGACGGCCGTGACCTGGTGGTCCCCGGCCACGAAGACGGGTTCTGGGTCGGCCCCACCGTGATCGACCACGTCAAGACCGAAATGACCGCCTACACCGAGGAAATCTTCGGACCCGTGCTCGTGGTGGTCCGCGTCGCCGACCTCGAGGAAGGCATCGCGCTGATCAACGCCAACCCGTACGGCAACGGCACCGCGATCTTCACCTCCTCAGGCGCGAACGCCCGCAAGTTCCAGCGCTCGGTCACGGTCGGGATGGTGGGCATCAACGTGCCCCTGCCCGTCCCGGTGGCCTACCACTCCTTCGGCGGCTGGAAGAACTCCCTCTTCGGCGACAAGCACATCTACGGCCCCGAAGGCGTCTCCTTCTACACCCGCGGCAAAGTCATCACCTCCCGCTGGCCCGAACCCACCCACGCCTCCGGCGCCTCCTACAACTTCCCCTCCAACTAA
- a CDS encoding D-2-hydroxyacid dehydrogenase → MTVTPGRKRPVVTALYREALPPRLEEIEALAEVRLTKAEGLAEAMDGADVLYQWHSFSPALRENWDAASSLKWVHVTAAGVSQLLFDELIQSDVVYTNSRGVLSRAIAEFTLGFVLDLAKDSQGSFKLQQQQRWQHRVTRKIQGQRALVVGTGSIGREIASLFRAVGLHVSGAGRSSRPGDELFDHIHSSRDLAGIVGDVDYLVLAAPLTGDTKGLVGADVLSAMKSTAHLINVGRGELVGTDALVEALASGSIAGAALDVVHPEPLPAGHPLWSMDNVIITPHMSGDTEDYLDDLGQLFVDNLRLFSQGKPLLNIVDKNLGFVPVS, encoded by the coding sequence ATGACGGTTACCCCTGGACGCAAGAGGCCTGTTGTCACGGCACTGTATCGGGAGGCTTTGCCGCCCCGGTTGGAGGAGATCGAAGCCCTGGCCGAGGTCCGGCTGACCAAGGCAGAGGGACTGGCTGAAGCGATGGACGGTGCGGATGTCCTGTACCAGTGGCATTCCTTTTCCCCTGCCTTGCGGGAGAACTGGGACGCAGCGTCATCGCTGAAGTGGGTCCATGTAACGGCAGCGGGCGTTAGCCAACTCCTGTTCGACGAGCTCATCCAGAGCGACGTGGTCTACACGAATTCCCGTGGAGTCCTGAGCCGTGCAATTGCCGAATTCACGCTGGGTTTCGTCCTGGACCTTGCCAAAGACTCGCAGGGCTCGTTCAAGCTTCAGCAGCAGCAGCGCTGGCAGCACAGGGTCACCCGTAAGATCCAGGGTCAACGCGCCCTGGTGGTGGGCACCGGTTCCATCGGGCGGGAAATTGCGTCCCTTTTCCGTGCAGTGGGCCTGCACGTCAGCGGCGCCGGGCGAAGCAGCCGTCCGGGAGATGAACTGTTCGACCACATCCATTCATCCCGGGACCTCGCCGGGATCGTCGGCGACGTCGACTACCTCGTCCTGGCAGCGCCACTGACCGGGGACACCAAGGGACTCGTGGGCGCTGACGTCCTTTCCGCCATGAAATCCACCGCGCACCTCATCAACGTGGGCCGGGGGGAACTGGTTGGGACCGACGCGCTGGTGGAAGCCCTGGCCTCCGGATCCATTGCCGGTGCAGCACTGGACGTAGTCCATCCCGAACCGCTTCCCGCCGGGCATCCTTTATGGAGCATGGACAACGTCATCATCACACCCCACATGAGCGGCGACACCGAGGACTACCTCGATGACCTGGGGCAATTGTTCGTGGACAACCTGCGACTCTTCAGTCAAGGCAAACCCCTGCTGAACATCGTGGACAAAAACCTTGGTTTCGTCCCGGTGTCCTGA
- a CDS encoding amino acid ABC transporter ATP-binding protein: MSTDGTIHARRIRKSFGHKTVLHDIDLDIASGEICCIIGPSGSGKSTLLRCINGLETVDSGILKVNGDDFGYYETDHAYHALPPKKLAQQRTRVGMVFQQFNLFPNMTARENVMSGPVLVKGADKKESSKRAQELLTSVGLGAFGDRYPAELSGGQQQRVAIARSLAMDPEIILFDEPTSALDPEKVGEVLGVMQDLAKKGMTMVVVTHEMGFAREVADSLIFMDEGYVVERGDAREILKNPKEARTQAFLKQVL; the protein is encoded by the coding sequence ATGAGCACCGACGGCACAATCCACGCCCGCCGAATTCGTAAGTCCTTTGGGCACAAGACCGTTCTCCACGATATCGACCTCGATATCGCCAGCGGTGAAATCTGCTGCATCATCGGACCCAGCGGCTCCGGAAAGTCCACGCTGTTGCGCTGCATCAACGGCCTGGAGACTGTGGACTCCGGAATCCTGAAAGTCAACGGCGACGATTTCGGGTACTACGAGACCGACCACGCCTACCACGCGCTGCCCCCTAAGAAGCTTGCCCAGCAACGTACACGGGTAGGCATGGTCTTCCAGCAGTTCAACCTGTTCCCGAACATGACTGCCCGCGAGAATGTCATGTCCGGTCCGGTCCTGGTCAAGGGTGCCGACAAGAAGGAATCCTCCAAGCGCGCCCAGGAACTGCTCACCAGCGTGGGCCTCGGCGCTTTCGGTGACCGCTACCCGGCCGAGCTTTCCGGCGGGCAGCAGCAGCGGGTCGCCATCGCCCGGTCTTTGGCCATGGATCCGGAAATCATCCTGTTCGACGAACCCACCAGCGCCCTTGACCCCGAAAAGGTAGGGGAAGTCCTCGGTGTCATGCAGGACCTCGCCAAGAAGGGCATGACCATGGTGGTAGTCACCCACGAGATGGGCTTCGCCCGCGAAGTGGCCGATTCCCTGATCTTCATGGATGAGGGCTACGTGGTGGAACGTGGAGATGCCCGGGAGATCCTGAAGAACCCCAAGGAAGCACGCACCCAGGCCTTCCTGAAGCAGGTGCTGTAA
- a CDS encoding amino acid ABC transporter permease — MNGIDPALKPRLRRRSTFEYVAWVVSILFGAGILFSVSTNPNFKWDVVAKYFTHESILRGLMLTIFLTLASMALGTLLGLVIAIMRSSSVKPIAATAGAFITLFRGTPVLVQLIFWFNISALYPNLTIGIPFTDIGTAIDTNALMGPITAALVGLTLNEAAYMAEIIRGGFSSVGKGQIEAADSLGMSASTKMRKIIIPQAMPSIIPATGNQVIGMFKETSLVSVLGVAELLQSAQLIYARTYETIPLLIVASLWYLVMTLLLSYPQSKLEQKYSHTSARVPRKSKKVTLTAPEGIAR; from the coding sequence ATGAACGGAATTGATCCGGCACTCAAGCCCCGCCTTCGCCGCAGAAGCACTTTTGAATACGTCGCCTGGGTGGTTTCCATCCTGTTTGGCGCGGGCATCCTCTTCTCGGTCTCCACCAACCCCAACTTCAAGTGGGACGTGGTGGCCAAGTATTTCACCCACGAATCGATCCTCCGCGGGCTGATGCTCACCATCTTCCTTACGCTCGCAAGCATGGCCCTGGGTACCCTCCTGGGCCTGGTCATTGCGATTATGAGGTCCTCGAGCGTCAAGCCGATCGCGGCCACAGCAGGGGCGTTCATCACCCTGTTCCGCGGTACCCCGGTCCTGGTCCAGCTGATCTTCTGGTTCAACATCTCCGCCCTGTACCCGAACCTCACCATCGGGATCCCGTTTACCGACATCGGCACCGCAATCGACACGAATGCACTCATGGGTCCGATCACCGCAGCCTTGGTCGGTTTGACGTTGAATGAAGCCGCGTACATGGCAGAAATCATCCGCGGAGGGTTCTCCTCGGTGGGCAAGGGACAAATTGAAGCCGCGGACTCCCTGGGAATGAGCGCCTCTACGAAGATGCGCAAGATCATCATTCCCCAGGCCATGCCATCGATCATTCCGGCCACCGGCAACCAGGTCATTGGAATGTTCAAGGAAACATCCCTGGTCAGTGTCCTGGGTGTTGCGGAACTTCTGCAGAGCGCCCAGCTCATCTACGCACGTACTTACGAGACCATCCCGCTGCTGATCGTGGCGAGCCTGTGGTACCTGGTGATGACGCTGCTGCTGAGCTACCCGCAGTCCAAGCTCGAACAGAAGTACTCCCACACCTCCGCCCGGGTACCCCGCAAGTCCAAGAAAGTCACCCTGACCGCACCGGAAGGCATCGCACGATGA
- a CDS encoding aldehyde dehydrogenase family protein, whose protein sequence is MSSSTTVAGARLKTAEETAYRRASVAALPGGAFLEGLWETADRILEVRDPEDGVLLGTVCSSTPQDVRRAIAHIHRHLLDDEWPLRERREALERAAVLLAEQSVRFSEIIAAESSKTINEAEREVRRCIETLRLSAAASSELVGETLGFEDSMAGANKIGWYSRKPVGIIAAITPFNDPLNLVAHKLGPALIGGNGVVLKPSGRTPLTGLAFVQLLLEAGVPTGRVAAIVSGPGVSEAIVTDPQVDLISFTGGPATADRIAGAAGAKKILSELGGNNATIVCADAEPAAAAEAIVAGAFGVAGQNCLSVQRVYVHISLFDEVLEKVLTGTSALRVGAKMDRSTDVGPLISEAEARRVEAWVEEAKAAGATVRVGGQRHGAFYQPTVLTDVPADARVIIEEVFGPVVSITPFIQISDAIHAANASEYGLQAGVFTESIDLALAIADKLHVGAVVINETSDVRIDSMPFGGFKKSGVGREGVKHAVREMTEPKSTIIKLAEPATRWQQLTGTSERNAS, encoded by the coding sequence ATGAGTTCATCAACAACCGTCGCTGGAGCGCGCCTAAAAACAGCTGAGGAAACGGCCTACAGGCGGGCAAGCGTTGCGGCGCTTCCCGGAGGCGCGTTCCTCGAAGGCCTTTGGGAGACCGCAGACAGGATCCTGGAAGTACGGGACCCTGAAGACGGCGTGCTGTTGGGCACTGTGTGTTCTTCAACCCCGCAGGATGTCCGCCGGGCGATTGCCCACATTCACCGCCACCTCCTGGACGATGAATGGCCTCTCCGGGAACGCCGCGAGGCCCTGGAACGGGCTGCAGTGCTCCTGGCTGAGCAGTCGGTACGGTTTTCGGAGATCATTGCCGCCGAGAGCAGCAAGACCATCAACGAGGCCGAGCGTGAAGTGCGCCGGTGCATCGAGACGTTGCGGCTTTCGGCGGCAGCGTCGAGCGAACTCGTGGGGGAAACTCTCGGCTTTGAGGACAGCATGGCGGGAGCCAACAAGATCGGCTGGTACAGCCGCAAGCCTGTTGGCATCATCGCTGCCATTACGCCCTTCAACGATCCGCTGAACCTTGTGGCACACAAGCTGGGCCCGGCGCTGATCGGAGGCAACGGCGTCGTACTTAAACCCTCAGGCCGCACGCCGCTGACCGGGCTGGCTTTCGTTCAGCTGTTGCTTGAGGCCGGTGTTCCGACAGGTCGCGTCGCCGCGATCGTGTCGGGACCCGGGGTGTCCGAAGCGATCGTGACCGACCCCCAGGTGGACCTCATCTCTTTCACCGGCGGGCCGGCCACGGCCGACCGCATTGCTGGCGCCGCGGGAGCAAAGAAGATCCTTTCGGAACTGGGCGGCAACAACGCTACGATCGTCTGCGCCGATGCTGAACCGGCAGCTGCTGCTGAGGCGATCGTCGCCGGGGCATTCGGTGTGGCCGGCCAGAACTGCCTGTCGGTCCAGCGCGTTTACGTCCACATTTCGCTGTTCGACGAAGTCCTTGAAAAGGTACTCACGGGGACCAGCGCGCTCCGCGTCGGAGCAAAGATGGACCGCAGCACCGATGTCGGCCCGCTCATCAGCGAAGCGGAGGCCCGGCGGGTTGAGGCATGGGTGGAGGAGGCCAAAGCGGCCGGCGCCACTGTCCGTGTGGGCGGTCAGCGCCACGGCGCCTTCTACCAGCCGACCGTTCTCACCGATGTGCCGGCAGACGCCCGCGTCATCATTGAGGAAGTGTTTGGCCCCGTGGTCAGCATCACGCCCTTCATCCAGATCTCCGACGCCATCCATGCGGCCAATGCCTCCGAATACGGGCTCCAGGCTGGTGTCTTCACAGAATCCATTGACCTGGCACTGGCAATTGCCGACAAGCTGCATGTCGGGGCGGTGGTCATCAACGAGACAAGCGACGTCCGGATCGATTCCATGCCCTTTGGCGGTTTCAAGAAGTCCGGGGTTGGCCGTGAAGGCGTCAAGCACGCAGTCCGCGAAATGACAGAGCCCAAGAGCACCATTATCAAACTGGCGGAGCCCGCCACCCGCTGGCAGCAGCTGACGGGCACCTCAGAACGGAACGCATCATGA
- a CDS encoding NAD(P)-dependent alcohol dehydrogenase: protein MPTTVKAYVASSAASALTPGTVKRRDPGDFDVLISIKYTGICHSDIHAARGDWASNYPLVVGHEIVGVVEAVGPKVTRHAVGDRVGVGCFVDSCRECVNCRAGEEQYCLQGATSTYNSFGRDGQPTAGGYSTGIVVDENYVLRIPDGLPLQDAAPLLCAGITMYAPLRNWKAGPGKRVAIIGMGGLGHMGVKIAAALGAEVTVLSQSLKKQEDAVRLGATSYYATSEPATFEYLKGQLDLIINTVSADIDVDAYLSLLALDGTMVLVGLPSKPPNQRAWSLVEFRRNLSGSRMGGIRQTQEMLDFCAAHGLGADVEVIHANQINEAFERVLASDVRYRFVIDATTF, encoded by the coding sequence ATGCCTACTACCGTGAAGGCCTATGTGGCCTCGTCTGCTGCCTCGGCACTCACCCCTGGCACTGTGAAGCGGCGCGATCCGGGCGATTTCGATGTGCTGATTTCCATCAAGTACACCGGAATCTGCCACTCCGACATCCACGCCGCGCGCGGAGACTGGGCCAGCAACTACCCCCTGGTGGTGGGCCACGAGATCGTCGGAGTGGTGGAAGCCGTCGGTCCAAAAGTCACCCGCCATGCCGTAGGGGACCGGGTGGGGGTGGGCTGTTTCGTTGATTCCTGCAGGGAATGCGTCAATTGCCGGGCAGGGGAGGAGCAGTACTGCCTGCAAGGTGCCACGAGCACCTACAACTCTTTCGGCCGTGACGGACAGCCCACCGCGGGTGGTTACAGCACAGGAATCGTCGTGGATGAGAACTACGTCCTCCGGATTCCCGATGGCCTGCCTCTCCAGGACGCGGCCCCGCTGTTGTGTGCGGGAATCACCATGTATGCGCCGCTGCGTAACTGGAAAGCCGGGCCAGGCAAGCGCGTGGCCATCATAGGTATGGGCGGTCTGGGCCATATGGGGGTGAAGATCGCCGCGGCCTTGGGAGCCGAAGTCACGGTACTCAGCCAATCGCTGAAGAAGCAGGAGGACGCCGTCAGGCTCGGCGCCACCAGCTACTACGCAACATCTGAACCCGCCACCTTCGAATACCTGAAGGGCCAGCTGGACCTGATCATCAACACCGTCTCCGCGGACATCGACGTGGATGCGTATCTGTCCTTGCTTGCCTTGGACGGCACCATGGTCCTCGTGGGCCTGCCCTCCAAACCCCCAAACCAGCGCGCGTGGTCTCTGGTGGAATTCCGACGCAACCTCAGCGGCTCAAGAATGGGCGGAATCCGCCAAACACAGGAAATGCTGGACTTCTGCGCCGCCCACGGCCTCGGAGCAGACGTGGAAGTCATACACGCAAACCAGATCAACGAAGCATTCGAACGCGTACTCGCCAGCGATGTCCGCTATCGCTTCGTCATCGACGCCACAACGTTCTGA
- a CDS encoding FAD-binding oxidoreductase, translating to MKLVPYWLDTAEPSGDYRRTPVPENVDVAIIGAGFTGLSAALEFAKQGASVAVFERHTVGWGASGRNGGMATTGLAIGFSTAVKRYGAPRAVEMFREYNDAIETIEKLVHDNGIDCDFKRFGKLSLAFHKSHYDGFLKSQELLANLVDHHVKVIPKSEIHSEIGTDFYQGAMMDPLGAGLHVGKFVHGLAKVAIDNGAVICENASVTELNKVSGTVHDVHTTRGITRAKQVLVATSGYTGNITPWLQRRVIPVGSFIICTEPLSEEVVNRILPNRRQASDSKMLTYYFRITPDNRLLFGGRARFALSSPDSDVKSAEILHKAMTELFPYLSKAKVDYIWGGLVDLSMDQMVHAGQHDGLFYSLCYSGHGVQMAAHMGKRMAHYMAGDKSANVWEDLKNPPVPGHFGPPWFLPFIGGAAKIIDRIK from the coding sequence GTGAAACTTGTTCCCTACTGGCTCGATACTGCAGAGCCTTCCGGCGATTACCGCCGCACTCCGGTCCCGGAGAACGTTGATGTTGCGATTATCGGTGCCGGCTTTACCGGGCTGTCAGCAGCCCTTGAATTCGCCAAGCAGGGCGCCAGTGTGGCCGTTTTCGAACGCCACACTGTTGGCTGGGGCGCTTCAGGCCGTAACGGGGGAATGGCTACGACCGGTTTGGCCATTGGCTTCAGCACGGCAGTCAAGCGCTACGGAGCTCCCCGTGCAGTTGAGATGTTCCGCGAATACAACGATGCCATCGAAACCATCGAGAAGCTGGTGCACGACAACGGCATCGACTGCGATTTCAAGCGTTTCGGCAAGCTCTCCCTGGCGTTCCACAAGTCCCACTACGATGGCTTCCTGAAGTCCCAGGAGCTGCTGGCAAACCTGGTCGATCACCACGTAAAGGTCATCCCCAAGTCAGAGATCCACAGCGAAATCGGCACGGACTTCTACCAAGGTGCCATGATGGATCCGCTGGGTGCCGGTCTTCACGTAGGGAAGTTCGTGCACGGCCTGGCAAAGGTGGCAATCGACAACGGCGCAGTCATTTGCGAGAACGCATCGGTCACCGAGCTGAACAAGGTCTCGGGCACAGTGCACGATGTCCACACCACCCGTGGCATTACCCGGGCCAAGCAGGTCCTGGTCGCCACCAGCGGCTACACCGGCAACATCACCCCGTGGCTGCAGCGCCGCGTGATCCCGGTTGGCAGTTTCATCATCTGCACGGAGCCTCTGTCCGAAGAAGTGGTGAACCGCATCCTGCCGAACAGGCGCCAGGCCTCTGACAGCAAGATGCTGACGTACTACTTCCGGATCACGCCGGACAACAGGCTGCTGTTCGGTGGCCGGGCCCGGTTCGCTTTGTCCAGCCCGGATTCGGACGTCAAGAGCGCCGAAATCCTGCACAAGGCCATGACTGAGCTCTTCCCGTACCTCTCCAAGGCCAAGGTGGACTACATCTGGGGCGGTCTGGTGGATCTATCCATGGACCAGATGGTCCATGCCGGCCAGCATGACGGCCTGTTCTACTCCCTCTGCTACAGCGGCCATGGCGTTCAAATGGCGGCCCACATGGGTAAGCGGATGGCCCACTACATGGCCGGCGACAAGTCGGCAAATGTGTGGGAAGACCTGAAGAACCCGCCGGTTCCGGGCCACTTCGGCCCGCCATGGTTCCTGCCGTTCATTGGCGGAGCCGCGAAGATCATCGACCGTATCAAGTAG